ataaacaaaattcaCTTCCCTCAGGAACTGTTAGATACTTAAGTGTTACTTCCATTACACACAAGTCATCAGAGTCTTGAGTGGTAATATTTACTATGGATTCAGAACACAAGTTACTGCTATAGAGAAAATGCCTTGCAGTGAGAACCTATTACACAGAATCTTATACATTTATTTTGGGATGTGTAACAAGGTGATTAGCgccctgtgaattttttttttttaaaatacatttttgaggtttgtttttttttgtttttgttttttaataggtTTGTATTATTTCGTTTTATCTATGCTGGAGTGGGAGATTACATGTTTGCCCCTGGAGGGGTTGGGAGGTCCTGAGGAGGGGACAGGGGGCTGCAGAGCGAGCCCACCTTGCACTCACCCCCGCAGCAGTGGCTCCcgtcccacagggctgggcccagctccccgctCTGGGGATGACATGATGACAGATGGCCAAACCTGAGCAGGGAACCGGACCCTGCCCTGTGGGAGAGGAGCCACAGGCACAGCAGCTCCAGGCtgagtttttcattttatatgttgtttttccattttatttgtgGTGTTATTTCACATCTGTGAAAACCACAGGACTCTAGTGTTGGTCCTCGGGTGCACGTGCACATCTCAGTGTTCCAAGGCCAGGCTGTTGTGTGATTACATGTTGTAAGCAGCATCTGCTCTAAATAGAGGCAGACTAGCCGCAGGAAAGGAGAGCCCAAGCTCAGGAAAGGGGCCCGTCACACCTGGAAGTCCTGAGAAGGAAACACCTGCagcaatcaggagctggctgggggAAGCCTCAGCTGGGAAAGGCGAGACGAGGACTAAGACAAACCTCTGTGAGGTGGCGAGACTGGGTTGCTTTGCATCTTTGTTTCTAAGTAAAAGAAAAGCCCTGAGCAAAGGAACTGGATTTGTGCAGTTGCGGGGAATATGTTTTCACCTTCCCAGCTGATAGATTTGCCCACAACACTTCCAGACCGAAAGAAGATACTTACACGAAATCCTAGGTCGCTCACATAGCCACTGTGGTCTGCTTCAACATCCTAGGAAGGAGAGGAGATACAAGCTGTTTCATTACATTCATACTGTGTTATGCAAAATTAACATGAATGGTTTCATGGATTTCCTACAGAATGAAACTTTTACAGGTATTTTATAAAGTTCACTGAACAAGAATTCTTTTGACAAAGTTTTTGTCCTGGAAATAGGTTGCTCTACATAAACAATCTCCATAGAGTGGggtaaggaaggaaaagaaatgtaGGCAAGAGCATCTTGGAAATAAAATGTATGGCTGATctatctgaatgcatccgatgaagtgagctgtagctcatgaaagcttatgctcaaataaattttttagtgtctaaggtgccacaagtactcctgttctttttatctgATCTCAAGACCTTTTCAGAAAGAGGCGTCCATTAGTGATCTTTGCTCCATAACAGCCACAGTAAGAAGAGAAGGCAACTAGAGAGAATGCACTGTAGAGAACAAGAATTGACTTAACTTACCGTGTTCTCCTCATGTTGTGTGTGTCTTTCTGGTTCTTTGTATCCCAAAGGTGCATCAAAATCCACCTGTTTTTATAGCAAGAaacgttgttgttgttttttaaacagagccactttttttaatcatcatcatATGCCATCCCTAAAATCGCTACAAACTCTACCATTCTATTATGAACTAGAGGGaatggatcttttaaaaaaagctcaatTAGCAAAAATGTTAGAGTTGGAATGTGGGAGACTCATCTCTAAAAGATGCTTCTCCAGCACATGGCTGTAATATACTGGCAGGGCAGCATGGAATATCATGCTGCAGCTGTTCTAACTTTTCAGTCTCCAGGCTGTCAGATGGACGTGCATCTTTCATAAGTACATAAAACAAAGTGCCCAAGAGAACAATTTGCAAATAAGGCTCTACAGGAATTATAGGCACTTCAGCCACCTATGGGCAtatgatagggttgccaaccctccaggattggcctggaattGCTGGACTCCTGGTGattattgaaagcaatccaggaaattttaataggatattttaagaaccTGACGTTACatcatgttggggaaaaaaaaaaaaaatctcccggaATAGCTTCAGGCAGATTTGGCAACCCTAGTATATGACCTATGGCCTTCATCTTGCAACTCACTTTGGTTACAGGATCTGTATTATTGAATGCTCACCTTTCCCACACCATAGCTATATTTCTGTAATGCAGCACTGTCATGATCAGATGCCCCTTCTCAAAAGAATAATTTAAGTGAAAATAAAGATCCTGCCACAAAGACTTCAACTTACATTCATGTCGCACTCTATGATGGACACAGCTTTATCAGGTTTGGTCTCCATTACCCGAAGCTCGTAGATCTGAAACAGGAGCATGTATAATATAAAGCTGTTCCTCTTAGTGTGCAAATTAATGATTAAAGAAACTTGGGCAAAAATTCTCACATCAGAGAGCATTCGTTTCAATGAACCATAAGCTCTTCAGATCAGGGACTGTGTCTACCTCTATGTTTGTAGCACAACAAGGCTTTAAATCAGATCAGGGCCTCTGTGTGCCCCCATCATGACTATATTTCAAAATGGAAGATTTCTTCTACATTAGAGATTTTCATTGCCCCTCAATAGAGCTGGAGGGATTTATTTGGTCAGACGTGAGCTATCTGGCTTTGAATCTCCCGATTTCCAGTTGCCAAAAAAACAGCTCCAAGTTAGGTGAGGTAGGATATCTGTACTGTCTTGTACTCATTTATGTTAAAATGGTCCTCTATAGTTTTACTGCTGCCAAGAATCCCTTTTGCTCCTAATAATCCTTTGTCTGAAATGGATTATGATTTACCCACAAGTTATCCAAACTGTGCTGAAACCTGGCAAATAAGTACTTTGCCCagaagcaaaatttaaaaatgtaaaagttgtTCAGTAATCAAAGGTGTCAGAAATCAGAATTTAATATTAAAACCAGCACCAAGGCTACTGAACGGATTGCATTATTCATTCTCAGAATTCAATaaagaccttaaaaaaaaaaaaaaaaaaaaagtaggtgaAGCTACTATAGAATTTTGCATTTGTAGCACCTGAAAATCTGGGTCCCACTTGCCATGGGGTCCACAAGGCCCTGGGTTAGGCCCCACCTATGAACCTGCCTCCCTGAGATGTCCAAAGTCCCTCTGTGGCTGTTTTCGGAACTCTTACATCTTTCCTGTTTGGGTCTATTTGCTCCTGACATTTAGCTCCCACAGTGTCCATTTACGCACATGTACAGAAAAATGGAGGGACCAGGGTAATGGTTTAAGCTGAACACACGGTGTGTCCCGTGTTCAGCTACTACTGACACTCAAATGTGAGTATCTGTAAATTATGTGATTCTATAAATGTCTTTTTAGGGTTCCATGTGAACCATATGCAGAGCCAGTTATGCTTCCTGGGACTGCACACAGGTTTAATTAGATAGTGTTATTTACACTAGATATCGTACCTTCTCATTGTAGTTGATGGCAATAACATCCCCGGTGGTTAGACAAGCAAAGTTTCTCAAAGCATTTTCTAATCTTTGAATTATGTTAAGAAGAACTGTATGGTTGTTTTCAGTGCAATATTCAAATTATAATCAACAAGTTCATATTTTCTGATTCCAGATCTGTCTTACATGTGACTTAAAATGTAAGTACCATGGACAGCTTAACAAGCATTAGGCATTCAACATCCCTTATAGGATGTCCTTAGGGAATCCCAATAAAGTTCTCTAGACAGTAAAACAAGGCATGTGCTTCAGACCACAATTTACCTATTCAGACTGTCTGGAAAATAAAagccaagaattttaaaaaaaagtttctgcagTTAGGCTTCTGAACCAGTGGCTTGATTTTTTAGATGTGCCAAGTACCTAGCAGCTCTCAAAGTAATTTTAAGGAAAAATCCTTTATTCCCTACTTTAGGCTTTTATTCTTTGGTGCAAAGAAtatttgcctgagcaaggactaCAGAATTTAGCCCATTTCATTAAGCCTTTATTTAGAAGAATGCTACACTTCCTGCCGGGAATGCACATCTCGCCGCACTTGCTCTGGCTCCTACCAGATTCCATTCTCTTACCTTTTAGTTTTCAGAGGTGGCACTAGTAACAGTAAGCTGGTATTGGACGTATATGAACAATGCTTGAAAAGCTGCCCAGCCTTTCCTCCCCCGTTTAGGGTAAGCTAGTGCCAAAGCCCCTTCTGTTGCTTCCTCTGGGATGAAGTGAAAGGATACACAGCTTTTGGATTGGTGATGTCAAGGAAATCTGGACTTTGTGGTTGAAATTTTGAGTAAGTAGCCACTTGAAGATTAACACTCTCTACCTGCACCAGGCCTCCTTCCTCCAGAAGCAAGTTCTGCATCATCTGCAAAAAAAACATTAGTGACAAAGACAGGACACTATACCAGTATCTATGCAACCAGGTAACTTTTAGACGGAATTTCCCTTGAGAATATGTAAATATATCGGGCCATATTCTGCCCTTAATTCTGTGAGTTTGCATTGGGTATAATTACAGGAAAAACTTGATCCTTTATGTCTCAGTAACAACGTAGTACATGCAGCAATTTACTTTGATTAACTCAAAGGAAAGCTTTAGCTGTGACTGAACCACTAAGAAGTGCTGACTGTGCAAGTGAAATGCAATTTCAGCAAATATTCTACTTTAATATTAACCAACACCACATTCATACTATACTTTAAATTCTGACAGTTTGGTGTAAGGCCACTTACCCAATGTGGAAGGTAACAAATGCCTTCATCAGCCACAAATTCTAGCACACCACAATGCGTCATTCGATCTGAATTTTTATTAGTCAGCTTAAATAACATAGGGTACGTAATGTTAAGTCGACCTGGCAGAAGGGGAAAAAGATACAATTTGTTATAAAGCTCATGGCAGATTTATAAAGTTGCAGAGACTGAACATTAGCAAGAGAATGAGCCAATATCCTGGGCAAACACACCAAATTATTTGCaaccataaaacaaaacaaaacaaaacaaaaacaaaaaaaggatgcTCATTTCATTAATGTAAGTGTGATATGGTGTCAAGCAGCTGCTAAAAAGCTTACACTGTTGGCCTAGCATTTGAACTATGTGTAGATAAGGGAAAACCAAACCCTTTGACaaacaaaatatgtaaaaaaaccccatacaATTTTTACCCTCAATATGGATTTTCCTGGTACATCTTGATTTAAACCACATCTTCTTAATGGATACATAAAGCACTTTTTGGTGTTTGCCTACACATACATACAGCACAATATTTCTAGCCTTATTACAGTAGAACAAACATTACTTACTGAGTTGATCCAAGGCAGATGGTGGCATAATTACTGCAGAAATTAATCAGAAAATTACAAGAAGATTAGGAACAGCATGGCTACGGAAAGCAAATGCAGTGTACAGTTTTATCATTCCTTCTTAGGAGACAGCATTTTACCCAGGTTCCGACTTTATGAGCTACAAATTCTATTGGAATCAATCTAGATAAACAATAACTGGTAGTTTTAATCCAAAAATGTAGATTCTGAGTGGAGCAAATGGGATAAGTTAGAAAGTTTTACAATGCCTAATACactaacaaaaatatttcccaaaataattttatttggttAGAGTTAAACAACCAAAGTGCTGACAACTCAAACGCAGCATTGGACTAACATATGGGAGCCTGTAAGTGGAGCCTACAAATCTATTCTCCTTATTGAAACTGAGTGAaaccaaaagagaaaacaaaaaacatataTGGCAAAgacaacagatttttaaaatcttatttgatTAAATGGCTTATTTTATTAGTGACAGCTAaaaccatttgtttttaaaaataatggatcTTCTAATTTACATGGAGGTAAATCAGGAACTCCAACATCAGTTAAATGATATTAACACGAGAAGAGATTATTTAACCTGCGAGTGCCCCTTTAATTCAAGTCACAAAGCCATCAATATGTTTCCATGCTTTATTATGTTTGTGGCCTTATACTGTTTCTGCAACTGCCTGCCATAAACAATACTACTGAACATTCACATATAGCATTCAACAGTCtattattcaaaataaaacatgcacaTACTCTTCCCGCCTTTCTCCACATCTGACCTGTCATTAGGTCCTGCAAGCATGGATACTGAGAAGCAACGATACTGGGTTGAGAAGCGGTTCTGGAAAACCCGGGGGATTGGATGATCAAAcatattaaaagaaaactggGGGATGAAAAATGACAATGAGTTAGCAAACATCAATCCACTTTACTAAGACACCAGCAGACTAAGATTTTCAGGAGGTTGTTCTCCATTGCAGTCATCTTAATCAATGCTGTGTGCTTATTTTTCCTAATATAAATATGGTTTAGACATATGTATGtaccaataaaacaaaaaagtgaaaattcATCTGTAATTTAGCACCACAATCAATTTTGATTGATTCTACAAACTGTAGAACAGACATGGACTTCAATTGGAAATAAGCATACACATCCTAAAAACCGTTTATTTGTGCAGTGCTGCAGCAAGCGTACAGtgcaaattattaatttaaattcaACAAGGAATACACGTGATTGCCATTTCTTTAACTCTTCAGCGCAGGACAAGAGATATTCAACATAGGTGTGACAGAAGGACATGTTTGTACCCTTGCACTTTTATTTGCATGATTAAAGAGATGACAACGCATCTAGCCTAGAGATAAACGCAGAGTGAAGTCTTCATCATCGCAGAGAGAGACTCATGCCTAGGTATCCAGTGGGGTAGCATCCTCACTTGTAAAGCAAAGGGAGGGGAGAACACTGAGTCAGCACCTCCCAGGAaatgcccaggatcacacagtgTAAACTCTTTCAGATTACTCCATATATTACTACTCTAAAAAGCCATCCATACCCCACCCTGTAACCATCTGGGAGTGAGTGGGGACACTAAATTGGGGGTGCTTTATTAAGCAATTCTCTGCTCTTGGGAACAAAGAttttgctggggaggggggtccagAGAGGGCTTTAAAAATCTCTCCTGTCCCCGCCGGCTCTCTCGGAGAGGAAGGGCGCGGGGGGGGGCTTTATATATGTCCCAGACAGACACCCTGAAGGGTCCCCCTCACTACCCTAGAGCCAGGGGGACAAAGCCCGACCCTCTCGCAGAGCAGTGGGGTGTTTGGCGTGTGCCCGCTCCCCGAGCGCCGCCCTGCCTGCGTAAACAATCCAGCCAGGGTGACTCCGCAGCTTTCTCCGGCTCTCCCCCGGCTCTCAGGCACCCACACAAGAGCCCTGCAGGCATTTACCATCCTGGCGGCCGTTGCTCCTGCCCCTTTTCTCGGAGATCTCCGCAAGGGACACCGCAGAGGCGCCCTCAGCCAGCTCGGGGAAGGGTCAATGCGGcggctgcttcccctcccccacaggaaaTCGGCTGGCTGAGGGAAATGgtaggcagggaggggggaatcccttagcccagcccccctcctcttaGGGGGACGTTTAATTTCTACAGGAGTGGCGCTATTTTAACAGCGCTGAAGGCAATCAGCAAAACTGAGCACTTTCATCGCTCGCAAAGGGGCGAAAAGTGTTTGGAGGTTGTGGCCCACTGTCCCCAcaaaactacatttcccagaatgCAACGTGTTGACACCAGCACCCGTGGAGGCAGTTGAGAGACTTCCGCTGCGGCCATTTTGGGAAAGGGCGGAAGGCGGAACTTCACAGGTGTCAACatagttttttctttaaataattgatttgcCTATTCACTCCTTAAACAGTTATATTTTGATGTCTAGTGGTTTGCTTATAGCTTATatgggggggagctgatggggaatCTTGCCCATATCAAACATGGCGCTGCACACGGACAAACAAAATGGCGGTTCCAGGCGGACTTCGTGCGGATTGGCCCATCGCCCGGTTCAGTGATTACCGTGATCGCCGTGTGGTTGGTGGAGGGCTGAGACGATCGGAAAGATAGTCCAATCAGCACTGCAGAGATACAAAGTAGTGGAATTCTATTGGGTGGTGGCCGGGAAGCTGAGACCAATGGGAAAGGACGCGATTTGGCGCCTGCTTTGACTGTGGCGGAGAGTGGAGCCGTCGCCGGTGCTGCCGCCGTCCCGCCACTGTTCTCAGCTCCCGGTAGCCGCCCGCTCTCGGCTATGTTCCTCTCCGACTTCCGCAAGGAGTTCTACGAGGTGATCGTGACCCAGGTGAGCGTTGTCCGATCCGGGGGGGGGACGCGAAACTTGAGCGGGGCCTGCCAAGCCCTCGCCCACGAGTGGCCGGGCTCCCGCAGCGCCGGGGCCGGGCATGCCGAGCCTGTCTGTCTCCCCGCCTGGGGGCGCTTGGGGGGCGGTTAGCTCGCGGGGGCGCCTGGCTAGATTGTGGAGGACCCCGCGGCTCCCTGGTGCTTCAGCCCCGCGCCTTCCTCCCCCCAGCGCTTTGCCACGGCGGGCCCCGGCGCCcctggaggggggatggagctTCGCTCCGCACGGCCCAGACAGGGCGGGACTGTGTCACCCAGGGAGCTGGGCATTGCCCTGCTGTCAGCTTCATGGCCAAGCTGTGGTAAGCGCTGCCCCCCCGGTACTGGTTTCGCGCCGAACTCCACAGAGCAGGTCGCGTTTACATTGAACATCTGGCTCCGCAGCTCTCGGCGGGGTAGTCGGAGAGTCGGAGTCCCCAGCCGGGCACGTGACAACTCAGAGTGTGCTTTGCTTTGTTGCCTGGGTTTCTTATAGTGCACCTGGAGCAGTCAGAGGCTCTAAAAGTGGCAGAATCAGCAACAAGGTGTTGGGATGTTTTGAGTCGGTGATATGGACACCGCGATCTCGTGAAGACAAGGATCTGTAGCTGTTACGTGGCTGTAGCTAGTTGAGATAAACCCCATGTGGGGAGTATAAGATTGAACACAACTAGCTATATGGAGGTAAAAGCTATAAGTGCCTTGTGTCCACTAGGATTTTATATTGAGTTTTACATCGAGTTAATTGACTTGATGTAAAACTACATCTTTGTTTTCAGTGAAGACAtaatctacactacagggttagctCCATGTCAGCTGCCTTGCATTGACTTCGCTGTGCcaatgtcttcacttaaatttggctcctggcACTTGCTGAAGTCAGTGCTTCTCTATGCCAATTTCGTAATACCAATTCCCTAAGTGTGGGCATAGAGTCACAGTTGATGTAATTAGATCAATACAGTGTAACTGCATTGCTTACCTCGACTGTtatggctttcaggagccatcccacggAGCCCCACGCTGACAATACAATcgatacaagcgctcctggtgatgATGCGCACCACTGatacaaggagccaagtgtgcgcACACACAAGCGATTTTATAACTACAGTGGCTGTATGCCAACGTGAGTCacataattttgtaatgtagacatggccaaagtCTGATTTCCCTGAGATATCTTCAGTGCTATAAAATGACACTAACTAGTTCGTGTACATTAAGCACTGTCAAGGGTTGTCCTTTTTGTTGCAGAATATTGTGTTACATTAAATTAGGATTAGAAATTACTTATTTGAAAGCTATGCTTGGGTTGcaaaaagtttaaataataatCTTGTAGTAAAATTAATTTACAATGGTCATAAGATTACCAGCTTCTGCTAAATGCTTAACATAATTTCAGACTAGTGAATGCTGAAAACATTGACATGTTAATCTTTACATTTTGAGATACAGATTTTAAGATagagaaaaacagatttattgaACTTTGTCAAAGGGTCAATAAATCAGATATCAAAGCTACTGTCTGTGATAACAGAAAGATTCCAAttagaaactggaacaaagaaacttgcaacaaagccctttgctaactctgtccacatatctattcaggggacaccatcatagggcctaattacatcagccacactatcagaggctcgttcacctgcgcatctaccaatgtgatatatgccatcgtgtgccagcaatgcccctctgccatgtacattggtcaaactggacagtctctacgtaaaagaataaatggactcaaatcagacgtcaagaattataacattcaaaaaccagtcggagaacacttcagtctctctggtcactcgattacagacctaaggatggctattcttcaacaaaaaagcttcaaaaacagactccagtgagagactgctgaattggaattaatttgcaaactggatacaattaacttaggcttgaatagagactgggaatggatgagtcattacacaaagtaaaactatttccccacgttatttctcccccccaccccaccccccactgttcctcagatattcttgttaactgctggaaatagcctaccttgcttgtcaccatgaaaggttttcctccttcccccctctccccccccctgctgctggtgatggctcatcttaagtgatcactctcacagtttcagagtagcagccgtgttagtctgtattcgcaaaaagaaaaggagtacttgtggcaccttagagactaacaaatttatttgagcataagctttcgtgagctacagtccactgcatccgatgaagtgagctgtagctcacgaaagcttatgctcaaataaatttgttagtctctaaggtgccacaagtactccttttctaattagaAACTGGCACGCCTTTTCACAGTGGAGACCTTTTTTAATGAGTTATTTAGAGCTTCTTGTTAAATCTTTCTTGCAAAAACATGATATTGCTagaacttttttgaaaatcactAGCATTAGTTGCACAGACATTTAATTCTATATTCCATCTCTGTTGGCCTTTATCTTGCAGT
This window of the Dermochelys coriacea isolate rDerCor1 chromosome 15, rDerCor1.pri.v4, whole genome shotgun sequence genome carries:
- the UFD1 gene encoding ubiquitin recognition factor in ER-associated degradation protein 1 isoform X1; this translates as MFSFNMFDHPIPRVFQNRFSTQYRCFSVSMLAGPNDRSDVEKGGKIIMPPSALDQLSRLNITYPMLFKLTNKNSDRMTHCGVLEFVADEGICYLPHWMMQNLLLEEGGLVQVESVNLQVATYSKFQPQSPDFLDITNPKAVLENALRNFACLTTGDVIAINYNEKIYELRVMETKPDKAVSIIECDMNVDFDAPLGYKEPERHTQHEENTDVEADHSGYVSDLGFRAFSGSGNRLDGKKKGVEPSPSPIKPGDIRRGIPNYDFKIGRITFIRNSRPLVKKVEEDDSGSRFIAFSGEGQSLRKKGRKP
- the UFD1 gene encoding ubiquitin recognition factor in ER-associated degradation protein 1 isoform X2, with product MTVIMPPSALDQLSRLNITYPMLFKLTNKNSDRMTHCGVLEFVADEGICYLPHWMMQNLLLEEGGLVQVESVNLQVATYSKFQPQSPDFLDITNPKAVLENALRNFACLTTGDVIAINYNEKIYELRVMETKPDKAVSIIECDMNVDFDAPLGYKEPERHTQHEENTDVEADHSGYVSDLGFRAFSGSGNRLDGKKKGVEPSPSPIKPGDIRRGIPNYDFKIGRITFIRNSRPLVKKVEEDDSGSRFIAFSGEGQSLRKKGRKP